The Streptomyces halobius genomic interval GGCCCGTCGCCGCGATCCACAGTGCCAGGTGCGGGTTGCCGGATCTGCTGCCATCGCCTTCTCGCCCTCCCCGCTGCGTATACGGAGCGTGGCATTTTCGCCACGGTTCGCGACCCCTACGGTACTGGTCAGGGCCGGTGTCGGGCACCGATTCTGCTCAGGCGGCAGCCGCCCGGTTGACCGCTTTCGGCATGAGGGGAAGGGATTTCGCATGGCGACGCTTGCACCCGAGGCTCCGTGGGCGATGCGGCTAGTCACCGACCGGCTGCCGGTCGGCCCGCCGTCGTACGCGACGGTGACGCTGGACGCGTCCTCGCAGACCGCCCGCTACACCGACAGCGCCGGCCAGGTTGTGGAGATGGGCAAGCACGGCACGTCGAGGACGACCGGCACCGCGTCGATGTCCGGGGGCGGCGACGGGCAGAACCCGCAGCCGCAGGCCCAGGACGACCACACCACCGACTACGAGTCGGACTGACCGATGGCCTCCACCGTCCTGGTCGTCACCGCGCTGGAAGACGTCACCGCGGACTGGGTCATCGC includes:
- a CDS encoding putative ATP-grasp-modified RiPP, encoding MATLAPEAPWAMRLVTDRLPVGPPSYATVTLDASSQTARYTDSAGQVVEMGKHGTSRTTGTASMSGGGDGQNPQPQAQDDHTTDYESD